The following DNA comes from Triplophysa dalaica isolate WHDGS20190420 chromosome 5, ASM1584641v1, whole genome shotgun sequence.
gccggtgcggatccagtgatagtcctgtaggcaagcattagtgacttgaatctgatacgggctgcaaccggtagccagtggagagagatgtaaaggggagtcacgtgagcccttttgggctgttggaagacgaggcattctgctgcgttctgaaccagctgaagtggtttgatagacTTTGCAgaaagaccagcaaggagagcattgcagtagtccaaccttgagattaccagggcctggacaaggagttgtgccgcatactgcgtgagatagggtctgatctttctaatgttgaataaggcgtataggcatgaccgtgttgtctgtgcaatgtgatcattgaaggacagctgttcatcaaatatgactccgaggttcctgactgttttggaatgggtgattgtggtattgccacaATTTTtactggtttgatcccagcagccaccaccagtgtgtccttgagcaagacactttactccatgttgctccagagggattgtccctgtaataagtgcactgtaagtcactttggataaaagcatctgtcaaatgactaaatttaaatgtgtttttatatctgtttcctgtcttcacaacagagacaaaaaaaatacataaatggaaaaaagcttttttgttcagttgtattacagtatgtgacagttcagttcagttataatatgacttcaagtctgcatgataaacatatgaacctaatgcatattgtcacTTTGTGTCGTAGTTTTACTGAAGTCTTACACATGAATTATGATCAACGCATTTGAAACACATCTGCAAATACAGTTTACATTCGTGTTTCATTACTGTGCACTGCATAACACGTGGCGTTTcaaatgcttaaaatataacacataTTTCATAGATGCTGCTCTTAGATAATGATTCATCTATTGGATTTAGGGATCCGGGATAACacataaggattttttttacacatttaattacacataaataagaaaatataaccATAAATACTcatttagttttgcttttttacatttctttttttcaatataaaaaaaaattgtcatgtttGGAATTCCATACATTAACCTGACTAACCAGAGAACTGATCGTGTTACACAGCATCAGAAATGTTGTTATGGTCATTCTTAAACATCCGAGCAGTCCTcaagtatttctgtaattttctgCACTTCATTCATGTGTGAAATTCTCTTCATTACAGATGTGAATTAATGTCATGAGAGGGGCTTCTGCGAGTTGCGAAACGGCTGACATGGATTTTGTTGAGAGGGTAACTGCACTTAATGTCATATGGAAGGTATGAAAAACCATGTAGACTCATTCGGCACTGTGTCTGGGTCAATCATATCCTTTTGAGGTTCACCCATCTTGGTgagtcctccattgttgttttggaTTTCTGCCTCTGCTCACTACATTGTAATCActtcactactagagcaagcttcTGATCGGTTAGCACGGCGCGAATattcgccaaagttcagatttttcaactcacgCGTCAAACGCCCGAAACACTTAATTCGCTCCGCCGGATGTCTAtcacgtctttgcattgacttaacatgtaaatcactggCACTTAACACTTCATTCGCGTCTGGTGGGAACGCACCTTTAGACGCAGCTCTGCTGGGCACACGCTCTTCTGAACTTGAGCGCGCAGGAGGAGAGCACTGTTACATTCCCACAACAGAGAGCTGCCTGCATGAAgccaattaaatatttattggcttatttaatcaataaatttacaatgtcctgactgtaaactttttaaacatgcatatttaaatACTAAATGGCATGTTAATCATTCATgttaatcaaaaatgtattggtAATAACATTATGTGCCACTTACTTTACCTGTAGGTCATATTATTATCAATATAGTAGGAATATAGTACGAATGTCCCATCCTTGGTTATCTTGTATCATCAGATGTTCGTGCAGGCGACATCATGAATTGGTCATTTAATGGTAATGAAATGATGTGCCTGGGACATGCCAGTCAGCTGGTAAGTCATGAAATTACCAAAAATGACCATCACAATAATATATGGCTCTGGTTTATTGATAAATCATCAAAAGTAATCATACAAACATAACAGCGATAAGTCTTCATCACAAGGTTCAGCCTCGTACAACATGTGAGTTCCCTTTTTATACCATCCCCGTCATACAAAGGGGTCTTGTGTCAGGATATACATCCCTTATATGGACACTTCATTTTGACACACATCTTCTACCTAAACATAAACAGATCTCATGAAGCAGCGACACCTTTTAACCACAATGGAGATAAGATCTCTGGTTTATCACAGTTGACATCTGTTTCCCCCATAAATGAACATATAAATGGCTTCACACACACTATGTTCCAAGGAATTCATCGCTGACCTTTACACCCTCATTCCTCTGAGCGGAGGTGTCAAGATAACAGTCTGCATCTATCTAAATGTTGCAGAAGCATAAGCAAAAATTCTTCAGGCGAAGCCAATGAATCAACCTCGGCTGTGGTCACTTCTAATCTAGAGCAAAggttataatttattttttaatattttccttGTAAGCTTCAGTAAGTTTTTATTGATATGTTCTTGGTGGCGAATCAACCTTATCATTTGTGTAACTTTGTAAATCATATCACTTATTGATTTCAGAAGGGTTGGTTCTACACTTGTTCTTCCTCTCCTCCTTTATCTCCTGTTTTCTCTGGAGACCTTGAACAATCAAATCATGTGTGTCATACTTTATGGGTTCATGGTGAAAGGACATATACACAATCTTTCTCAGTCCTTTTTTAACATGTGCATCATATACAACTGTACACATAATGCTGGCTCCAATTTGTAACGTTATTACTTTTCTCTTTAAGCGTAAACATTAGTTCACACATTAACTGCAGGAGCAGAAGCCGGGTGAGTACAAACTCtctatatttgaaaaatatatttagctcTATCTTCTGACTTCACGTCACCACTGCTGCATTTGAGCGTGAAATATCTCTTGCCAGCACGTGTGCACTTTTCTCAGCATCTGTACTGTTTAGTGAGTGGCAGTCAGCCGACCGTAAGCTTACTGGAGAATAGAAAGTATAAACGACGCTTCCAATAGCGACTGCTGGTTAACTACAACATGTCTGTATCATGTATTCAGTGTGCATAAGTTCTCTTCATAGCGTGCCGTTCCCACTCACGTCTTTCTCAAAATTACTCACGCAGTCACTACATCCAAGTGAATGTAAACAGCAAAATATATCAGTAGCCTATATGTGACCAATGCGTTAAGCGCAagatctcaactcaactttatttatatagcgctttttacaatttacattgttacaaagcagctgtacatgagacacattgaatacaagtatgaattctaatcTCCTTCGTCTCTTGTCTGCACAACCCCAACACAACTGCATCTCGTATGTGACCCCCCTAAAAAAATTAGCCATCATGAGAAAAGGACTCTGGAGCAGACCCTTGGCAAGTCTGGACCGCACCTCAGACTCCGCCGCTGATAGACCCCGACTGCTTTTACACCAACAGTCACAAGtcattacatttcaaatgaattcattgaaacattttagattcattcaataaaataaatatattttaaatatatattcaagtTTTCACATAACTGATGAAACATACATGATATAATCTGTGACAGAgttagtgtgtttattaatgtgtgtgtctgctgcatcatgggtaatctgcagatctgttgtttgtaagaagtgtgaagatgacctcactcatgtcctgcttttgtgtgtgtgtggagacagaagaagaacggaggtgtgatcagctttaatgaaggctgtgcgtctgctctgctcgggcaggaaagtcttgtgttgaatgaatctgtagaaaaccttcatcatgttaGTCCTGTTAACCCTCCTATTATCCTAGGGGTCAATTTGGCCCCATTCAATCTTTAACGTCTGTAAACACATAGTTGAAAtctcttttttgtttcagaatTAATGACTTTTCCTCTTTTAATGAGGACAATTCAGTAAACCCAAAATTAACATGATGTGACTTTTTCAATTTCCTATACACATTTTGTATCATCAGTGTTCCATGGGGTCATTTTGACCCCAGGTTCTTATAgctgtataaaacaaaataaatttcaaAATTTCACACACAGTATGCTTTTGGTGATATTGTGGTCACTATAACATGCCTTAATTTCATAATATTctctataattttatattttctttataatatttaaaaatgtaacgtAACATGGTATTGCGAGAACAACTGATTGTTCACATTACGTGGGGGTGGGGGGAATCTGATTTTTCGCGAGAACTTTGATATTTCCCGTGCCATGGGTGAGGGAAAACTAAATTCTTCCGAGAACTTTGATATTTCCCGTGCCATGGGTGAGGGAAAACTAAATTCTTGCGAGAACTTTTACATTTCCTGTGGTATGGGGCAGGGGAATACATATAAAAGCTTGGACAGAAGACTTCTAAACCATTTGTGTTTGTGCTCTGTGGACACTCTCTTTATGCACTCAATTCCAATATGGCCTCTAAGCAAAGGTATTCTGTCAATGAGGTTTTGTCACAGGTTTTTGGCAGTGAAAGTGACATAGAGGAGAATGTGTCTGAGGTTGATGATAATGTTGAGGAGGACCCTGATTATGAGTCATCCTCCTTAGATGAGAATGAGACTCCTAGTGTTGACCCTCCAGTTGTCTCTCAACCACCTGTAGACACATTACCTTCCAAAAATGGAAAGTTATTATGGTCCCGCAACCCACTTGAACGTCAGGGTAGACTTAGTGCTGCTAATGTCATCAAAATGGTTCCAGGGCCCACCAGATATGCTGTCAGCCATATACAAGATATAAAATCAGCATTTGAGCTGTTCATTACACCATCAATTGAACGGGATATACTTGAAATGACAAACTTAGAGGGAAGGAAGGTGTATGGGGACAGCTGGAAAGACTTTGATGGGACTGACTTGCAAGCCTACATTGGGTTGCTCATTTTGGCTGGAGTGTACAAGTCAAAAGGAGAATCAACAGCAAGCCTTTGGAACGCTGACACTGGAAGGTCAATATTTCCAGCCACAATGTCTCTAAAGACATTCCATGCTTTCTCCCGTGTTATACGCTTTgatgacaaagaaacaagacaGGGCCGACGAGAGTGTGACAAACTTGCAGCAATACGGGATGTATGGGGCAAGTGGGTCCAGCGATTACCCTTTCTTTATAATCCAGGCCCCCATATCACTGTGGATGAATGTCTGGTTCCATTTCGTGGGCGGTGTCCCTTCAGACAATACATCCCAAGCAAACCAGCCAAATATGGCATAAAAATATGGGCCGCATGTGATGCACAGTCCAGCTATGCCTGGAATATGCAGGTGTACACTGGTAAATCCCCTGGAGCAGCACCTGAAAAAAATCAAGGCATGAGGGTGGTACTAGACATGGCTGAGGGACTGAAAGGCCATAACATTACATGTGATAATTTTTTCACATCGTTCGCCCTGGGTGAGGAACTGCTGAAAAGAAAGGTTACCATGTTGGGGACGGTAAGAAAAAATAAGCCAGAGCTTCCCTCTGAGCTTCTTGTGATGAAGAACAGAAAGGTAACATCTTCAATGTTTGCCTTTACTGAAAAAGCCACTATTGTCTCCTATTGCCCCAAGAAAGGGAAAAATGTCCTGCTAATGAGCACCATGCACAAAGATGCTGCTCAGAGTGCCAGAGAAGACAGAAAACCACAAATGGTCCTGGACTACAATGAGACAAAAGGAGGGGTTGATAATTTAGACAAGGTCACAGCCACCTACAGCTGCCGACGCATGACTGCCCGTTGGCCACTTGTAATTTTCTTCAACATCATTGATGTGAGCGCCTATAATGCCTTTGTGTTATGGAGAGAAATAAACACAGACTGGAACAGCGGAAAACTGAGTCGAAGGAGGATTTTCTTGGAGCAGCTGGGTTACGAGTTAGTGAAACCTCATATTGAGAGAAGACGGTGCCTTCCAAGAGCATCAACGGCTGCTGCAACTGTTGTGAAGGACATCCAAATGCAGACACACACGCCAGTGGTTCAAACTGCAGGTAAAAAACGTGGCAGGTGCCAAGTCTGTACTAACAGAAATGACTCCAAGACCAGCAACACTTGtgtgaaatgcaaaaaatacgTCTGCAAGGATCATGCACAAACTTTATGCACATCATGTGCAAAGTGATAAAAAGATGAAATGTACCGGCTGGTGGGCTGTTCATATTGCTGTTCAAATGCTGTTCATATTCTATCTAAGCTTGTTGTATCCTGTCCAACTCATAAATTCATACTAAAAAGCACATACGTTTGCATAAAACAATTCCTGACACAATGctcaaatgtactttttttgtgtttttatgtgttttatatgttctttctttctccattgttaatgaattattatgTGTTCCTTAATTATGTGATAATGTTAATGatgttctgttttaaaaataataaattgaccTCAAACATAATTCGTGTTACATTACTTAGAATAGGTATTTTGGAAGTACAAGGGGTGCGGAGTGGTGGCGGTGCGGTATTGTGGGTTTATTTAAAGGTCTTTTTAAGGACTCACCAAAGATATATATTACCTGACACAAAACTTTAAGAAAAATGTCCCATTCTGTAGGTTTAAATTGCTGGGGTCAAATTGACCCCAGTGGGTAAAATATGTTATCAGATTTTAGGGTAACAGGAGGGTTAAAGTCTCTGATaacaaaagtcataactgagcactgtgtccaattattttaagacaacagaagtcatttacaaatatcaccattaaactacagaatgtgttctagtctataatagtgtcatgactcagtcgatgagaaaagaggaaatgagaaacacaggaagagttacaaatgttctcatgaagaaatataagtagatgatgagaagagactcagtaagagaaacacaacatgactgagaagagtgatatatgtctgctgggactgatccttctctcttcactattcacaggtaaactatacaacacatttatttcatcagatttcatttcattactctcactgacattctgagaaacatgttcagtttcatctcatgtcacatttattatAGAGTTCATGTGTCATGAACAGTGTTGTGtaagagataaaaaaaactatcataagaaataaacatggttacatttattgtatataatgtgtacaagtacgtcaatgttttagttgttctagTCCGTGTATAGTGCTgctcaaacgtgatatttggcagaTGGTAGAAGGACTCCTTTGGTGTAAATCTGCATTTTCATTTGAGGGTCTGTTAAAACTgctaaaaacagagaaatatgGAAAGgaatacaaacacaacagttTCACAGTTCAGTTAAGAAATGGATGTATAGGAAAGattgaatacatttgaaatattttacatgaTAAAATTCTTGTTATTCCAGGTTCAGCTTTTACAAACCTCTTGTTTTTGTATCTGAGAGAtctcctttaaaaataaaaaagaagtgGTGCCTGTAACAGTCATGATTGTGAAACCCGTGGTGGTTGTCTGAACGGTTGTGTAtatgagcttttaaaaaaacattttatattgcattacaaCTAGGACTGTCAACACGTTAACGCATgtgatacattttttcaaattaactcctgaaacatattttatgcaattaacacaacatctgtttgttttgacattctTTGTCAAGTGTTACATTATGTCATCACACTCTTATTCATGTTTAGGCTTTTAAACCACGTAAGTGTGAtttgaaacagttgctttgacATGTTCAATGAAGAAAGAGATCTTCTAAACTGTGAGACGCAGCAGAACGCAACGCAAGGTCCAGTCTGGTGTGAACAGTAATGGACTAAAGGCTGCGTCtgtgaatctctgtcagacagctCATCTGTGTTAACttctcttttgtgctttaatGGATAAAAGCACACAAGATTATGACAGAAAGACGTTTTTTCTAGCATTTTCTTAAGCGCAGactttaaagtgtaaaataaaatcttaaatgaatacaAAGAGTTGTGATAATGGGAGTGTGGTGATGGTCGGATCTGCGTCCTGagacagctcttaaaggggccacgttcttaaacctgctgctgtgactcatGTCACTAATGTTcatcaaagaacaaaataaaagaagatttatcttaaatttagcattaaagactgtaaagcGTTTGAGAACTTCCTCTACATTCAAAAGTCTGATGTCAAGAGTCAATGATAGAGGAACAAGATCACATTATCTTCTGTGAAATCTTCTGAATAATGTGatctaaaaataatgaaaatgtatctGTCATTAAGAGATAAATATTGaactgtttgaatatattgtgatgtattaatatgaatgatgtcatctgatgtttcaggtgtgagtgaagcagaagtgactcatgtgttcatcagttctggtgaaagtgtgtctctgtcctgtaatgatgctcttcatcaatgctcctcaactacatggatctacaataattatacaagatcatctacagtagaagtgtttactggaggaataaataagaataacacagagagatctgagagactgagtctgacatctgactgctctctcaacatctataacacaacacaacatgatggtggacGTTACATCtgcagacaatatgtgaatAGACATCATCATGAACCTGATTCAGATGTTTTactacatgttcttcatggtcagtgtttctcttcatttatatgaacacatgtttaacttcagatcacagttctctttatctcttgtgttttcactgaaactcatgagtactgagagtgtgttgtgtgatttgtgtttcagtgtcttcatcatcatcatcatcatcatcat
Coding sequences within:
- the LOC130420669 gene encoding piggyBac transposable element-derived protein 4-like; amino-acid sequence: MASKQRYSVNEVLSQVFGSESDIEENVSEVDDNVEEDPDYESSSLDENETPSVDPPVVSQPPVDTLPSKNGKLLWSRNPLERQGRLSAANVIKMVPGPTRYAVSHIQDIKSAFELFITPSIERDILEMTNLEGRKVYGDSWKDFDGTDLQAYIGLLILAGVYKSKGESTASLWNADTGRSIFPATMSLKTFHAFSRVIRFDDKETRQGRRECDKLAAIRDVWGKWVQRLPFLYNPGPHITVDECLVPFRGRCPFRQYIPSKPAKYGIKIWAACDAQSSYAWNMQVYTGKSPGAAPEKNQGMRVVLDMAEGLKGHNITCDNFFTSFALGEELLKRKVTMLGTVRKNKPELPSELLVMKNRKVTSSMFAFTEKATIVSYCPKKGKNVLLMSTMHKDAAQSAREDRKPQMVLDYNETKGGVDNLDKVTATYSCRRMTARWPLVIFFNIIDVSAYNAFVLWREINTDWNSGKLSRRRIFLEQLGYELVKPHIERRRCLPRASTAAATVVKDIQMQTHTPVVQTAGKKRGRCQVCTNRNDSKTSNTCVKCKKYVCKDHAQTLCTSCAK